In Acropora muricata isolate sample 2 chromosome 11, ASM3666990v1, whole genome shotgun sequence, one DNA window encodes the following:
- the LOC136889958 gene encoding uncharacterized protein gives MNFFNPSALNYSTYCLEKYGTIENLQRKAKSGEITAQVDLGLAYSEGLGKELPIDTDKAIGWLHTTVERGCELPFILGKLGELLNRKETIQHRRKAYEMYQRAAKLGCTSSQINLAEMYRCGVEGVVNEDLSEAFEWYKIAAGEDPSDSCSPDLGGFGKLLAGTIKQVEAAIGDEPKKSALLCLYKYYLAGDCPEGRPQPTKAIYYLTRTAELGDTEAQLKLGQVYMHGRCGQVKDVAKAKRWLEKAASKGEAKAKELLQQCEQLNVTQHSTTDITKEALIQSFGIMAEKFKRRSEIHPLAILQPVIFSEEMLKEFNWSPTARIYLKAFKLVKEGWEILHNSNFTDKRGISLIAYGYLSENSILQAFPLDNYFMKIKVFHLCEITLKKNSRFLEGLLISFAYQGFERKISIASDKVDLKRIMCLKNIIHFIQNDKPDSPPPKDPFKFDDSYSSWLHVLYNLLGSFYVIADQFEDAAEAFEYSLKCCPSYFPSKRGLGYCLRNLCIPNTEVETNSEDESTQVLFDPQREAIKRKVSKYSLWTKEQLFDVAEKTLKEFLAEAPPCWKTYPNACYYLAQLASLTKDMVGFKKSYELGQDAEERRLPFLDPVDLPLKDMLTPFYQLFANVKLPVTCGNRMCYKNVKENKLLICSSCRKQKYCGKECQTADWKNHKATCRASGGGKRKKTAKKI, from the exons ATGAATTTCTTTAACCCCAGTGCCCTAAATTATTCAACTTACTGCCTGGAAAAGTATGGTACAATTGAAAATCTACAACGTAAAGCCAAAAGTGGTGAAATTACCGCTCAAGTAGATTTGGGACTGGCATATTCAGAGGGCCTTGGCAAGGAGTTGCCTATAGACACAGATAAGGCAATAGGGTGGCTACACACCACAGTCGAACGAGGCTGTGAATTACCTTTTATTCTCGGGAAACTTGGAGAATTACTGAATCGGAAAGAGACAATCCAACATCGGCGAAAGGCGTACGAGATGTATCAGAGGGCGGCAAAGCTTGGTTGTACCTCATCACAGATAAATCTCGCTGAAATGTATCGCTGTGGTGTGGAAGGAGTTGTAAACGAAGATCTCAGTGAAGCATTTGAATGGTACAAAATAGCGGCTGGTGAAGACCCGTCAGATAGTTGCAGTCCAGATTTGGGAGGATTTGGAAAACTTTTGGCTGGGACAATAAAACAAGTAGAAGCCGCGATAGGTGATGAACCGAAGAAATCGGCATTGCTATGTTTATATAAGTACTATCTCGCAGGGGATTGTCCCGAAGGCCGACCACAGCCAACTAAGGCTATTTATTATTTGACCAGAACAGCCGAACTCGGTGATACCGAAGCGCAGTTGAAACTTGGTCAAGTGTACATGCATGGAAGATGTGGGCAAGTAAAAGATGTTGCAAAGGCGAAGAGATGGCTGGAAAAAGCAGCTAGTAAGGGAGAAGCAAAGGCCAAAGAG CTTCTTCAGCAATGTGAACAGTTGAATGTGACACAGCATTCTACCACAGATATAACAAAAGAAGCCCTTATTCAATCGTTTGGAATTATGGCAGAGAAATTCAAGCGAAGAAGTGAAATACATCCATTGGCAATTTTGCAACCTGTCATCTTCTCAGAAGAAATGCTCAAGGAGTTTAACTGGTCTCCAACAGCAAGAATTTACTTAAAAGCTTTCAAATTGGTTAAAGAAGGCTGGGAAATCCTTCATAACAGCAACTTCACAGACAAAAGAGGAATTTCTCTCATAGCATATGGTTATCTGTCGGAGAATTCTATATTGCAAGCATTTCCTTTGGACAATTATTTTATGAAAATTAAGGTTTTTCATCTTTGTGAAAtaaccttgaaaaaaaattcacgttTCTTGGAAGGTCTCTTAATATCTTTTGCTTACCAAGGATTTGAGAGAAAAATATCTATTGCAAGCGACAAGGTTGACCTCAAAAGGATTATGTGTCTGAAAAACATAATTCATTTTATCCAAAATGATAAACCTGACAGCCCACCTCCTAAAGATCCCTTCAAGTTTGATGACAGTTACTCCAGCTGGCTTCACGTTTTGTACAATCTTCTTGGCAGCTTTTATGTTATTGCAGATCAATTTGAGGATGCAGCTGAAGCTTTTGAGTATTCCTTAAAATGCTGTCCGTCTTATTTTCCATCCAAGAGAGGGCTAGGGTATTGCTTGCGAAATTTGTGTATTCCCAACACTGAAGTGGAAACTAACAGTGAGGATGAGTCAACTCAAGTTTTGTTTGACCCGCAACGTGAAgcaattaaaagaaaagtttCCAAATATAGTCTTTGGACAAAGGAACAGTTGTTTGATGTTGCTGAGAAGACATTAAAAGAGTTCCTGGCTGAGGCACCACCTTGTTGGAAAACATACCCAAATGCTTGTTACTATTTGGCACAACTTGCCTCGTTGACCAAGGACATGGTTGGATTTAAGAAGAGTTATGAACTTGGACAAGATGCAGAAGAAAGGAGACTCCCATTCTTAGATCCTGTTGATCTCCCATTGAAGGATATGTTGACTCCTTTTTACCAGCTATTTGCTAATGTTAAACTACCTGTCACATGTGGTAACAGGATGTGTTACAAGAATGTCAAAGAAAACAAGCTGTTGATATGTTCATCCTGtcgaaaacaaaaatactgtGGCAA GGAGTGCCAAACTGCAGACTGGAAGAATCACAAAGCTACTTGCCGTGCATCAGGTGGGGGTAAAAGAAAGAAGACAGCTAAGAAAATCTAA
- the LOC136889948 gene encoding uncharacterized protein → MAAGSSGLPKIVIMPSKPLGTPALPTVLPAPSIASGIATVSSFNLDDNQKRWIVIGIGLNKVLLPPLRDVVAKEIPKHYAALQTAHKIDTQVYKNYLPKDGVSEFNYGSINSNWDCWKRKKASYNYNVSSAEELAKLYLEPKMAKFTGFDNTCDLSAVLGILANATCFDTAIQGNAKDVRSKVRNEWGHCNFKHWTDVNFAMCFQVMETMIRSLRLPKAEEEKHIGYLQDWQTKGLTMCMGCPVDKDLMQLVTVEVANLEEDLKHLKTTSEDEVKKISSALQSFKDEADNYFKRIEEKQKALSAAILDNASDISKNTKRLDGCDESISLLEERQSNLEETVVSVKDKQVTLSSEVGALKTEQSQLESRFRELEERTVNAVAGGKIVQVPSRNSCFCGRHHELETIAAHARKGGFTHSAICGLGGVGKTSLVVEFLWQHAEDYPGGIFWISGENNQVFQRSLNEVARKLGTFQNDFSVSLSKTLECLQRQEELWCLVVDNLDELEMSPEMKKLLTGHWKYKACGHIIITTRREVVEIGEELGIEENYCMELKCLTSEEGIQFLAMRTGKVTGEEEDACKLVHELGGLPLALDQAGAYIWCLKKPIKVYLKEYKKQRLLLLKKRKARNFVENTPSKRLAVHTTWLMNFEHIADLSEELGLGQAPKLVMHICAFFGPDDIPYELINKEIYKEDHSTMCDQAEIVSLLTKFSLFQRYSTNSFSVHRLVQEVILYELRKETPSVSESDILSYAVQVLHFALERALSPASVCQSFSEDAVFSLDNPPSLHLWSKLALHATYLQEHLRSFSEKQKCSLNSFLYADEIIRIFNEAGVFFSVSQEKVKAQEMQKLKLELLVNNDSAQDSTSLPDYFLDIPLRDRDCKLISHCMRQPQTDCDSIHEVNASQLQKEKDVNHLREQGNLEVKQNRFTEALKLYSKAIDLATGDYRLFSNRSLCYLKLGDPQKALEDCDKCLSFKPNFHKAIMRKVWALDRLVKSGSTERLGQKNAMMALALHMDPSLRCDEKWSKMFQDEPRLTIREVTNESQLVFALMTPQACETILLHEGEYNLSHFITFTDLQIVGLGEGAVLKVKEAFTIFSRIYFDNIALPKGNTGLVCATKDAAIHMNHCEISGGSSTCEEYPECNGGPGCIAASLGKPTCNRSGKFGDVSAQSGFVGCPGVCVNKSSALIENCSVHDCGGGGILVAGEGSQSHVIKSEVYKNHQAGLEARDGGKLVAMGNRIFSGRFHGILIGPNAGECNIDGNKIFENAYEGIYALHNEKKIAICNNDIHHNGPFGISLDEDSCLLICGNKIFENGFWGVLAKSRTSAVLMENLISNNKCGGIFIGTNYSGRVQLESNIVRDHSGPWLEHYESRDSIPCDGFSPESSGFKLPKGENQIYSHPPILSQNKTFNNKEGMNHPREVVGRIYNGCTFCSRPKDEVQHLLKCPKCHIATYCCKECQNKHWPMHEALCRALEGRYSITVNILPTLGRGTPAIRTFGGHLKGIGTGPKPKCNSRKEFIVKIQTQSLNSHPLQMLVVYDKSLALQCSIQSPEVFSVIKECGVLGALHKFTSKKAFFWAMFAAGGQSLTIFLDHLAPYQEW, encoded by the exons ATGGCAGCTGGCTCAAGTGGGCTTCCAAAAATAGTTATCATGCCATCAAAACCTCTAGGAACACCAGCTCTGCCAACAGTTCTACCTGCTCCCTCCATTGCCTCTGGGATTGCTACAG TCAGTAGTTTTAACCTTGATGACAACCAGAAGAGATGGATAGTAATAGGAATTGGCTTGAATAAGGTTCTGTTACCACCTCTCCGTGATGTTGTGGccaaagaaataccaaaacacTACGCTGCATTGCAAACTGCACACAAGATTGACACACAAGTTTACAAGAATTATCTACCTAAAGATGGGGTGTCTGAGTTTAACTATGGCAGTATCAACAGTAACTGGGATTGCTGGAAGAGGAAAAAAGCATCTTATAACTACAATGTCAGCTCTGCTGAAGAATTGGCAAAGCTTTATCTTGAGCCTAAAATGGCAAAGTTTACAg GATTCGACAACACTTGTGATTTGTCAGCAGTGTTAGGAATTCTTGCCAATGCCACTTGTTTTGACACTGCCATTCAAGGAAATGCCAAGGATGTTCGCTCTAAAGTGAGAAATGAATGGGGCCATTGTAACTTTAAACACTGGACAGATGTTAATTTTGCAATGTGCTTTCAAGTGATGGAGACAATGATTCGTTCTCTAAGACTTCCAAAAGCTGAGGAAGAAAAACACATTGGTTACCTTCAGGACTGGCAGACCAAAG GTTTGACAATGTGCATGGGCTGTCCAGTGGATAAAGACCTCATGCAACTTGTTACTGTTGAGGTTGCAAATCTTGAAGAAGACTTGAAGCACCTGAAGACAACAAGTGAGGATGAAGTCAAGAAGATAAGCAGTGCCCTTCAGAGCTTCAAAGACGAAGctgataattattttaaacgaattgaagaaaagcaaaaggcATTATCAGCTGCCATTTTAGACAATGCAAGTGACATAAGTAAAAATACTAAGCGCCTAGATGGTTGTGATGAGAGCATTTCTCTATTAGAAGAAAGGCAGAGTAATCTGGAGGAAACTGTAGTATCTGTAAAGGACAAACAGGTCACTCTGTCCTCAGAAGTTGGGGCCTTAAAAACTGAACAATCCCAATTAGAATCTAGATTTAGGGAATTAGAGGAGAGAACTGTAAATGCTGTTGCAGGTGGCAAAATTGTTCAAGTACCTAGTCGAAATTCTTGCTTCTGTGGTCGCCATCACGAGTTAGAAACCATTGCGGCACACGCCAGAAAAGGTGGTTTCACTCATTCAGCTATTTGTGGGCTTGGTGGGGTCGGCAAAACTTCTCTTGTTGTAGAATTTCTATGGCAACATGCGGAAGATTACCCAGGTGGCATCTTTTGGATTTCGGGTGAAAATAATCAAGTTTTTCAAAGGTCTCTTAATGAAGTTGCCCGCAAATTAGGAACCTTTCAAAATGATTTTTCTGTCTCATTGTCAAAGACTCTTGAATGCCTACAGAGGCAGGAAGAGTTGTGGTGCTTAGTTGTGGATAATCTTGATGAACTGGAAATGTCACCTGAGATGAAAAAACTGCTCACTGGTCATTGGAAATACAAGGCATGTGGTCATATCATTATAACAACAAGGAGAGAGGTTGTTGAGATTGGCGAAGAGTTGGGAATTGAAGAAAACTATTGCATGGAATTGAAGTGCTTGACATCAGAGGAAGGTATTCAGTTTTTAGCAATGCGAACTGGAAAGGTTACAGGTGAGGAGGAAGATGCTTGTAAGCTGGTTCATGAGCTTGGAGGACTACCCCTGGCTCTTGATCAAGCTGGAGCCTATATTTGGTGCCTCAAGAAACCCATAAAAGTGTACCTAAAGGAATATAAAAAACAAAGATTGCTCcttttgaaaaaaaggaaagcccGAAATTTCGTTGAAAATACCCCGAGCAAACGGTTGGCTGTCCATACTACATGGTTGATGAATTTCGAACACATAGCTGACTTATCTGAGGAGCTGGGTCTTGGACAAGCACCCAAACTGGTAATGCACATTTGTGCTTTTTTCGGACCAGATGACATTCCCTATGAATTGATCAACAAGGAAATATACAAGGAGGACCATTCTACAATGTGTGACCAAGCCGAGATAGTGTCCCTGCTAACTAAATTTTCCCTGTTTCAAAGGTACTCAACAAATTCGTTCAGTGTTCATCGTCTAGTGCAAGAAGTGATTCTTTATGAACTGCGGAAAGAAACACCCTCTGTTTCTGAGTCAGACATTCTTTCTTATGCAGTTCAAGTTCTTCACTTTGCATTAGAACGTGCACTTTCACCTGCTTCAGTTTGTCAGAGCTTTTCTGAAGATGCTGTTTTCAGTCTGGACAATCCCCCATCATTGCATTTATGGAGTAAGCTGGCCTTGCATGCCACTTACTTACAAGAGCATTTGCGTAGCttttcagaaaaacaaaaatgttcccTTAATTCTTTCCTGTATGCAGATGAAATCATCAGAATTTTTAACGAAGCTGGGGTATTCTTCTCAGTTTCCCAAGAGAAAGTCAAAGCCCAAGAGATGCAGAAATTGAAACTGGAGTTACTTGTGAACAATGATTCAGCTCAAGATAGCACCAGTCTCCCTGATTATTTCCTTGATATTCCATTGCGAGACAGGGATTGTAAGCTTATTTCTCACTGTATGCGGCAACCTCAAACAGATTGTGATTCCATACATGAGGTAAATGCGTCTCAATTGCAAAAGGAGAAGGACGTAAACCATCTCAGAGAACAAGGAAATTTAGAAGTTAAACAAAATAGATTCACTGAGGCATTAAAACTGTATTCAAAAGCTATTGATTTGGCAACCGGGGACTATCGACTCTTCTCCAACCGATCTTTGTGTTATTTAAAACTTGGGGATCCTCAGAAAGCTCTTGAAGACTGTGATAAGTGCCTTTCTTTTAAGCCCAACTTCCACAAGGCAATAATGCGAAAGGTGTGGGCTCTGGATAGACTTGTAAAAAGTGGGTCAACTGAACGATTAGGGCAAAAGAATGCAATGATGGCATTGGCACTTCACATGGACCCCAGTCTACGGTGCGATGAAAAGTGGTCCAAAATGTTTCAAGATGAACCTCGGCTTACAATTCGAGAGGTAACTAATGAAAGTCAATTGGTCTTTGCTTTAATGACACCACAAGCTTGTGAAACTATTTTATTGCACGAGGGAGAGTACAATTTAAGCCATTTCATCACATTTACTGACCTTCAGATTGTCGGGTTAGGAGAGGGAGCGGTCTTGAAGGTAAAAGAGGCATTTACAATTTTTAGTAGAATCTATTTTGATAACATTGCTTTGCCAAAAGGTAACACTGGCCTGGTTTGTGCCACTAAGGATGCAGCAATTCACATGAATCACTGTGAAATTTCTGGCGGTTCCTCCACTTGTGAAGAGTATCCAGAATGCAATGGTGGACCTGGGTGTATAGCAGCATCTTTAGGGAAACCTACATGCAATCGAAGTGGTAAATTTGGTGATGTATCAGCACAATCTGGTTTTGTAGGTTGTCCTGGAGTATGTGTGAACAAAAGTTCTGCATTAATTGAAAACTGTTCAGTTCATGACTGTGGTGGTGGAGGTATTTTAGTTGCTGGTGAAGGGTCACAGTCACATGTAATAAAAAGTGAAGTCTACAAGAACCACCAAGCTGGTCTAGAAGCCAGAGATGGAGGAAAACTTGTTGCAATGGGAAACAGGATATTCAGTGGTAGATTTCATGGCATTCTAATTGGCCCAAATGCTGGAGAATGCAATATTGATGGcaacaaaatctttgaaaatgcATACGAGGGCATCTATGCTCTTcataatgagaaaaaaatagctATATGCAACAATGACATTCATCACAATGGACCCTTTGGTATTTCTCTTGATGAGGACTcctgtcttttgatctgtgggaacaaaatatttgaaaatggaTTTTGGGGTGTTCTGGCTAAATCACGAACATCAGCAGTCCTAATGGAAAATTTGATCTCCAACAACAAATGTGGCGGTATTTTTATAGGTACAAATTATTCTGGGCGTGTTCAGTTGGAATCAAACATCGTTCGAGACCATAGTGGTCCATGGCTTGAACATTATGAGTCGAGAGACAGTATTCCTTGTGATGGCTTTTCACCAGAGTCCTCTGGTTTTAAACTTCCAAAAGGTGAAAACCAGATTTACAGCCATCCTCCAATCCTaagccaaaacaaaacatttaacAACAAAGAAGGAATGAACCACCCTAGGGAGGTTGTTGGACGAATTTACAATGGATGTACATTCTGCAGTCGTCCAAAAGATGAAGTGCAACACCTTTTAAAATGCCCAAAGTGTCACATTGCAACTTACTGCTGCAAAGAATGTCAGAATAAACACTGGCCCATGCACGAGGCATTGTGTAGAGCATTGGAAGGTCGTTATTCCATCACAGTTAACATTCTTCCCACCCTTGGGCGAGGAACTCCTGCTATACGGACATTTGGAGGTCATTTAAAAGGCATTGGAACAGGTCCTAAACCCAAGTGCAACAGCCGCAAAGAGTTCATTGTGAAAATTCAAACCCAATCTCTCAACAGCCATCCTCTACAGATGCTTGTTGTTTATGATAAAAGCCTGGCTCTTCAATGTTCTATTCAAAGTCCAGAAGTTTTCAGTGTGATAAAGGAATGTGGTGTTCTTGGGGCTTTGCACAAATTCACCAGCaaaaaggcttttttctgggCAATGTTTGCAGCAGGCGGTCAGAGCCTGACAATTTTTCTTGACCATCTGGCTCCTTATCAGGAGTGGTAG